A genomic window from Flavobacterium sp. I3-2 includes:
- a CDS encoding OsmC family protein — protein MSLQNISVLGFSSNDAQFVVKSKELSIKINNQIVSDESADGNGPLEFLLAGIAGAINAVGKIIAREQNFDLQSIQVEITGVIESKKSDGIKTRSRAGFKSIDVIIKPSTNASLTEIKYWMDEVKARCPIYDNLTNATPVVMTVVKDYNVSKVA, from the coding sequence ATGAGTTTACAAAATATATCAGTTTTAGGTTTTTCAAGCAACGACGCACAATTTGTCGTGAAATCTAAAGAATTAAGTATCAAAATTAATAATCAAATTGTAAGTGATGAATCAGCCGATGGTAATGGTCCGTTGGAGTTTTTACTTGCCGGAATTGCCGGTGCAATTAACGCGGTTGGGAAAATTATTGCTCGCGAACAAAATTTCGATTTGCAATCTATTCAGGTTGAAATAACTGGAGTTATTGAATCTAAAAAATCTGACGGTATTAAAACGCGTTCTCGTGCAGGATTCAAATCCATTGATGTGATTATTAAACCATCTACAAATGCTTCGTTAACCGAGATTAAATATTGGATGGATGAAGTAAAAGCACGTTGTCCAATCTATGATAATTTAACCAATGCAACTCCGGTTGTGATGACGGTTGTTAAAGATTACAACGTTTCAAAAGTTGCATAA
- a CDS encoding DUF4271 domain-containing protein, which produces MNIDFIPRLTSSGDWATLLFILTFALLTVNRNVFAVRFHDYIRLIYSDKYLKIYKDSSNLKSWFTISMFFIQLISYSFFIHIAMSYLDFSNINSLIDFLKVFNFLTFFILGKYLIEKIIANFFNIEDFTEQYNLIKVNYRTYLGLLILPVLMFLFYTKTQEIIIIYFILSIILLTNLIMYSVILKNHQKLIQKHILYFILYLCTLEIAPYLLIYKLLTTSKF; this is translated from the coding sequence ATGAATATAGATTTTATACCAAGGTTAACGAGCTCGGGAGATTGGGCAACCTTACTTTTTATTCTAACTTTTGCATTATTAACTGTAAACAGAAATGTATTTGCAGTTCGTTTTCATGATTATATACGCTTGATTTATTCTGATAAATATTTAAAAATATACAAAGATTCGAGTAATTTAAAGAGTTGGTTTACGATATCAATGTTTTTTATTCAGTTGATTTCTTACTCTTTTTTCATTCATATCGCAATGAGTTATTTAGATTTTAGCAATATAAATTCGCTAATTGACTTTTTAAAAGTATTCAATTTTTTAACATTCTTTATACTTGGAAAATATTTAATAGAAAAAATCATAGCAAACTTTTTTAACATTGAAGATTTTACAGAACAGTACAATTTAATAAAAGTCAACTACAGAACTTATCTAGGCTTATTGATCCTACCTGTATTAATGTTTCTTTTCTACACAAAAACACAAGAAATAATCATCATATATTTCATTTTATCTATCATTTTACTAACAAACCTAATAATGTACAGTGTTATTTTAAAGAATCATCAAAAATTAATACAAAAACATATATTGTATTTTATTTTGTATCTTTGCACTTTAGAAATAGCTCCGTATTTATTAATCTATAAATTACTGACTACTTCAAAGTTTTAA
- a CDS encoding 3'-5' exonuclease has product MLDKIHLQNILFLDIETVPEVHKFSDLDETSQTLFAEKTAYQRKEDVSPEEFYQRAGIWAEFGKIVCISVGYFVIKNDVRQFRTTSFFGDEIKILQDFSNLLQNHFASPQIVLCGHNIKEFDLPFIGRRMIIHGLEIPSKLNAIGKKPWEIPHLDTMELWKFGDYKHFTSLKLLTHILGIPSPKDDIDGSQVAEIFYVENDIDRIIIYCEKDVVAVAQVLLKLKRQPILTENELFSV; this is encoded by the coding sequence ATGTTAGATAAAATTCATTTACAAAATATACTTTTTCTAGATATAGAAACGGTTCCTGAGGTTCATAAATTTTCGGATTTAGATGAAACGAGTCAAACTTTATTTGCCGAAAAAACAGCTTATCAGCGTAAAGAAGATGTTTCTCCAGAAGAGTTTTATCAACGTGCCGGGATTTGGGCAGAATTCGGAAAAATTGTTTGTATTTCCGTCGGATATTTTGTGATTAAAAATGATGTCCGTCAGTTTAGAACAACTTCTTTTTTTGGGGATGAAATTAAAATACTGCAAGATTTTTCCAATCTACTGCAAAACCATTTCGCAAGTCCGCAAATTGTGTTATGCGGACATAACATTAAAGAATTCGATTTGCCTTTTATTGGTCGCCGTATGATTATTCATGGACTTGAAATTCCAAGTAAATTAAATGCAATTGGTAAAAAACCGTGGGAAATTCCACATTTGGATACGATGGAATTATGGAAATTTGGCGATTATAAACACTTCACTTCTTTAAAATTATTGACACATATTTTAGGGATTCCTTCACCGAAAGATGATATAGATGGAAGTCAGGTTGCCGAAATATTTTACGTAGAAAATGATATTGATAGAATAATTATCTATTGTGAAAAAGATGTGGTTGCTGTTGCTCAAGTGTTGTTAAAGCTTAAAAGACAGCCTATTTTAACAGAAAATGAATTGTTTTCTGTTTAA
- the pckA gene encoding phosphoenolpyruvate carboxykinase (ATP) → MNVLNTLSLDKYGITDVEEIFYNPSYDELFEAETADGLAGYEKGQVSELGAVNVMTGVFTGRSPKDKYIVKDAVTEDTVWWTSDKAINDNKPISQNTWEALKENATKELSGKKLYVIDAFCGANEDTRLKVRFIMEVAWQAHFVKNMFIRPTEAELANFGEPDFVVINASKTSFKDYAAHGLNSEVYVAFNLTEKMQLIGGTWYGGEMKKGLFSMMNYYLPLKGMASMHCSANKGKDGDVAVFFGLSGTGKTTLSTDPKRELIGDDEHGWDNDGVFNFEGGCYAKTIDLCSENEPDIFGAIKRNALLENVTLDENGKIDFKDGSVTQNTRVSYPIEHIENIVKPVSKAGHATKVIFLTADAFGVMPPVSILTPEQTKYYFLSGFTAKLAGTERGVTQPEPTFSACFGKAFLSLHPTQYGEELVKKMEEHKATAYMVNTGWNGTGKRISIKDTRAIIDRILDGSMEKAEATIVPIFNLAVPTDLEGVHTEILDPRNTYAEAAEWEVKATDLAERFIKNFVQYTDNEEGKALVEAGPKL, encoded by the coding sequence ATGAATGTTTTAAATACATTATCTTTAGATAAATACGGAATTACTGATGTAGAAGAAATTTTCTACAATCCTTCTTATGACGAATTATTTGAAGCAGAAACAGCGGATGGTTTAGCGGGATATGAAAAAGGACAAGTTTCTGAATTAGGAGCAGTAAATGTTATGACAGGTGTTTTTACAGGTCGTTCACCTAAAGATAAATACATTGTTAAAGATGCTGTTACAGAAGATACTGTTTGGTGGACTTCTGATAAAGCGATTAACGATAATAAACCGATTTCTCAAAATACATGGGAAGCATTAAAAGAAAATGCTACTAAAGAATTGTCAGGAAAAAAACTTTATGTAATTGATGCTTTTTGTGGAGCAAATGAAGATACGCGTTTAAAAGTTAGATTTATTATGGAAGTTGCATGGCAAGCACATTTTGTAAAAAATATGTTTATCCGTCCAACTGAAGCAGAATTAGCAAACTTTGGTGAACCTGATTTCGTTGTAATTAACGCTTCGAAAACATCATTCAAAGATTATGCAGCTCATGGATTAAATTCTGAAGTTTATGTTGCATTCAACTTAACGGAAAAAATGCAATTAATAGGCGGTACTTGGTACGGCGGAGAAATGAAAAAAGGGCTGTTCTCTATGATGAACTATTATTTACCTTTAAAAGGAATGGCTTCAATGCACTGTTCTGCAAATAAAGGTAAAGATGGAGATGTAGCTGTTTTCTTCGGATTATCAGGAACAGGAAAGACAACTTTATCGACAGATCCTAAACGTGAATTAATCGGTGATGATGAACACGGATGGGATAACGATGGTGTTTTTAACTTTGAAGGTGGTTGTTATGCAAAAACAATTGATTTGTGTAGTGAAAATGAACCAGATATTTTTGGAGCTATCAAAAGAAACGCTTTGTTAGAAAATGTTACTTTAGATGAGAATGGAAAAATTGATTTTAAAGATGGTTCTGTAACGCAAAATACGCGTGTTTCTTATCCAATCGAACATATTGAAAATATTGTTAAGCCAGTTTCTAAAGCTGGTCATGCTACAAAAGTTATCTTCTTAACAGCTGATGCTTTTGGTGTAATGCCTCCAGTTTCAATATTAACACCAGAACAAACTAAATATTATTTCCTTTCTGGATTTACTGCAAAATTAGCAGGAACTGAAAGAGGAGTGACTCAACCAGAGCCTACTTTTTCAGCTTGTTTCGGAAAAGCTTTCTTGTCGCTTCATCCAACACAATATGGTGAAGAATTAGTTAAGAAAATGGAAGAACATAAAGCTACGGCTTACATGGTAAATACAGGATGGAATGGTACAGGAAAACGTATTTCTATTAAAGATACGCGTGCTATTATTGATCGTATTTTAGATGGTTCTATGGAGAAAGCAGAGGCTACTATTGTGCCTATTTTTAATCTAGCAGTTCCAACAGATTTAGAAGGTGTTCATACAGAAATTCTTGATCCTAGAAATACTTATGCAGAAGCTGCTGAGTGGGAAGTTAAAGCAACAGATTTAGCTGAACGTTTTATTAAGAATTTTGTTCAATACACAGATAACGAAGAAGGTAAAGCTTTGGTAGAAGCTGGTCCTAAATTATAA
- a CDS encoding ABC transporter ATP-binding protein: MNKLIEVKNIVISFLRENEWNSVIKGSSFDVYENEIVGIVGESGSGKSVTSLALMGLLPKDVSQISEGEIIFNNQNITHFSSNDFRKIRGNEMAMIFQEPMSSLNPSMKCGQQVVEMFEEHTNLTEKEIKAEVLALFEKVKLPNPEEIYNKYPHQISGGQKQRVMIAMALACKPKLLIADEPTTALDVTVQKEIIHLLKEIQAETKMSIIFISHDLSLISEIAHRVLVMYKGEIVEQGLSSDIFHHPNHIYTQALIASRPSMDVRVKKLATIQDFLSDSVQTEIYTTEERENHLKELYAQPPLLEVKNLEKEYFSNVGLFGNKKGFKAVNDVSFKIYEGETLGLVGESGCGKSTLGNAILQLDKPTAGAVFYKGVDITKLTSKEIKTLRKEIQIIFQDPFASLNPRITVGKAIMEPMQVHKLFKNDNERKQKTVEILERVGLDESYFDRYPHEFSGGQRQRIGIARTVALQPKLIVCDESVSALDISVQAQVLNLLNELKENFGFTYIFISHDLAVVKYMSDQIIVMNKGKIEEMADADVIYSKPQKEYTKKLIDAIPKGI, encoded by the coding sequence ATGAATAAACTAATTGAGGTTAAAAATATAGTCATTTCTTTTCTTCGTGAAAACGAATGGAATTCGGTAATTAAAGGAAGTTCGTTCGATGTTTATGAAAATGAAATTGTAGGAATTGTCGGTGAATCTGGTTCTGGAAAATCGGTTACTTCTTTGGCTTTAATGGGATTGTTACCTAAAGATGTTTCTCAGATTTCAGAAGGAGAAATTATTTTTAACAATCAAAATATTACGCATTTTTCTTCGAATGATTTTCGAAAAATTCGCGGAAATGAAATGGCAATGATTTTTCAAGAACCGATGAGTTCTTTAAATCCATCGATGAAATGTGGTCAACAAGTAGTTGAAATGTTTGAAGAACACACAAATCTTACAGAAAAAGAAATCAAAGCCGAGGTTTTAGCTTTATTTGAAAAAGTGAAATTACCTAATCCAGAAGAAATTTATAATAAATATCCACATCAAATTTCGGGCGGACAAAAACAACGCGTGATGATTGCGATGGCTTTGGCTTGCAAACCGAAATTATTGATTGCTGATGAACCTACAACTGCACTTGATGTTACCGTTCAGAAAGAAATCATTCATTTACTTAAAGAAATTCAAGCCGAAACTAAGATGAGCATCATTTTTATTTCACACGATTTGTCGTTGATTTCAGAAATTGCACATCGTGTGTTGGTTATGTATAAAGGTGAAATTGTGGAACAAGGTTTGAGTTCAGATATTTTTCATCATCCAAATCATATTTATACGCAAGCTTTAATTGCTTCTCGTCCTTCGATGGATGTTCGTGTAAAAAAATTAGCTACGATTCAAGATTTTTTAAGTGATTCGGTTCAAACCGAAATTTATACAACCGAAGAAAGAGAAAATCATTTAAAAGAATTGTATGCGCAACCACCTTTATTAGAAGTTAAAAACCTAGAAAAAGAATATTTTTCTAATGTTGGATTATTCGGAAATAAAAAAGGTTTTAAAGCTGTTAACGATGTGAGTTTTAAAATCTATGAAGGCGAAACTTTAGGTTTGGTTGGTGAAAGTGGTTGTGGAAAATCAACCTTAGGAAATGCTATTTTGCAATTGGATAAGCCAACTGCAGGTGCTGTTTTTTATAAAGGTGTTGACATTACTAAATTAACATCAAAAGAAATTAAGACGCTGCGTAAAGAAATTCAGATTATTTTTCAAGACCCGTTTGCTTCATTAAATCCACGAATTACGGTCGGAAAAGCAATTATGGAACCGATGCAAGTTCATAAATTATTTAAGAACGATAATGAACGTAAACAAAAAACTGTTGAGATTTTAGAACGAGTTGGTTTAGACGAATCGTATTTTGACCGTTATCCACACGAATTTTCTGGTGGACAACGTCAACGAATCGGAATAGCACGAACAGTTGCGCTTCAACCTAAATTAATTGTTTGTGACGAATCGGTTTCTGCTTTAGATATTTCAGTTCAAGCTCAGGTTTTGAATTTATTGAATGAGTTAAAAGAAAATTTCGGATTTACTTATATTTTTATTTCACACGATTTGGCGGTTGTAAAATATATGTCAGACCAAATTATAGTGATGAATAAAGGGAAAATTGAAGAGATGGCTGATGCTGACGTTATTTATTCGAAACCTCAAAAAGAATACACCAAAAAACTAATTGATGCGATTCCGAAAGGAATTTAA
- a CDS encoding DUF423 domain-containing protein: MMSIKLIRTAIIFGLISIILGAFGAHALKAILTEQQLTSFETGVRYQMYQALFLLFVASSNLLTDKAKKIATIILTFGVVFFSGSIYLLATQDLSGINFKFLGPITPIGGLLIMVSWAFVAFNVRKQKNNN, translated from the coding sequence ATGATGAGTATAAAGCTTATTAGGACTGCAATTATTTTTGGACTTATTTCAATTATTTTGGGCGCATTTGGAGCTCATGCTTTAAAAGCTATTTTAACAGAACAACAACTAACTTCTTTTGAAACAGGTGTGAGATATCAAATGTATCAAGCTTTGTTTTTGTTGTTTGTAGCAAGTAGTAATTTATTGACTGATAAAGCTAAAAAAATAGCAACTATCATTTTAACATTTGGAGTTGTGTTTTTTTCTGGTTCAATTTACTTGTTAGCTACACAAGATTTATCAGGGATTAATTTTAAATTTTTAGGTCCGATAACTCCGATTGGAGGACTTTTAATCATGGTTAGTTGGGCTTTTGTTGCTTTTAATGTAAGGAAACAAAAAAATAATAATTAA
- a CDS encoding serine hydrolase domain-containing protein translates to MKKFFKILLKIIKWIVIILLVIISLLYIFGYGYLVRGVRVTYLTGHKTAFLDDYEYFDNRTIEKGTAQPWLVSKDYNKVPATEKLNQTHKELETTSFLIIKGDSIWHESYFDIGSQTSKTNSFSMAKSIVTSALGKAIDLQMIPSLDTKVVDYLPELKGKYANELTVGDLASMASGHSWIEDYYGPTSLTSQAYFKKDLRELMLSLPVDKKPGQEFIYQSGDTELLAMVLEKATKMKLSDFVSNYFWKPLGMEQDALWQIDHEGDGVEKAYCCIASNARDFARFGKLYKQGGKWNGEQIISADFIEKSIHPRFSESPQYGYGWWLSNYKNKQIYYMRGHLGQFVIVIPEDDLIIVRLGHKKGLQTKTDAHSNDLYVYIDEALQMINQ, encoded by the coding sequence ATGAAAAAATTCTTTAAAATTCTTTTAAAAATCATAAAATGGATTGTCATAATTCTACTTGTAATTATTTCACTTTTATATATTTTTGGGTACGGATATTTAGTTCGTGGCGTTCGAGTTACTTATTTAACTGGTCATAAAACAGCTTTCCTTGATGACTATGAATATTTCGATAATCGAACCATCGAAAAAGGAACGGCGCAACCTTGGCTTGTTTCAAAAGATTACAATAAAGTTCCTGCAACCGAAAAATTAAATCAAACGCATAAAGAGTTAGAAACAACCTCATTTTTAATAATCAAAGGCGATAGTATTTGGCACGAAAGTTATTTTGATATTGGAAGTCAAACGTCAAAAACCAACTCGTTTTCAATGGCAAAAAGTATTGTAACTTCGGCTTTAGGTAAAGCAATCGATTTACAAATGATTCCAAGTTTAGATACCAAAGTTGTTGATTATCTTCCTGAATTGAAAGGAAAATATGCGAACGAACTTACAGTTGGTGATTTAGCAAGTATGGCTTCTGGACACAGTTGGATTGAAGATTATTACGGACCAACTTCGTTAACTTCGCAAGCCTATTTTAAGAAAGATTTACGTGAATTGATGTTGAGTTTGCCAGTTGATAAAAAACCTGGACAAGAATTTATTTATCAAAGTGGTGATACAGAATTGTTGGCAATGGTTTTAGAAAAAGCAACCAAAATGAAATTGTCTGATTTTGTTTCTAATTATTTCTGGAAACCTTTGGGAATGGAGCAAGATGCGCTTTGGCAAATTGACCATGAAGGAGATGGTGTAGAAAAAGCTTATTGCTGTATTGCCAGTAATGCTAGGGATTTCGCTCGTTTTGGAAAGTTATATAAACAAGGCGGAAAGTGGAATGGCGAACAAATTATTTCAGCAGATTTTATTGAAAAATCGATTCATCCGCGTTTCTCAGAAAGTCCACAATATGGTTATGGGTGGTGGCTTTCGAATTATAAAAATAAGCAAATTTATTATATGCGTGGTCATTTAGGTCAATTTGTGATAGTGATTCCAGAAGACGATTTAATCATTGTTCGCTTAGGTCACAAAAAAGGCTTGCAAACCAAAACCGATGCACATAGTAACGATTTGTATGTTTATATCGATGAAGCTTTACAAATGATAAATCAATAA
- a CDS encoding fumarate hydratase codes for MDFIYQDSFPIQKDDTQYRKISSDYVKIEKLGDREILTVDPKGLELLAEVAMTDVSFMLRTSHLEKLRAIIDDPEATDNDRFVAYNLLQNAAVAVNGELPSCQDTGTAIVMAKKGENVYTGADDAEALSKGIFNTYVNKNLRYSQIVPISMFEEKNSGSNLPAQIDIYSKKGNSYEFLFLAKGGGSANKTFLYQQTKSLLNEKSLEAFIKAKIMDLGTAACPPYHLALVIGGTSAEATLATVKKASAGYYDNLPTTGNMAGQAFRDLEWEERVKQICQESGVGAQFGGKYLVHDVRVIRLPRHAASCPVGLGVSCSADRNIKGKITSEGIFVEQLETNPARLLPETAPHLEAPVEINLDQPMENILAELTKYPIKTRLMLNGTVIVARDIAHAKIKEMLDNGLGMPDYFKNHPVYYAGPAKTPDGMPSGSFGPTTAGRMDSYVDQFQAAGGSMIMLAKGNRSQQVTDACAKHGGFYLGSIGGPAAILAQDNILKVEVVDFEELGMEAVRKITVKNFPAFIITDDKGNDFFQNL; via the coding sequence ATCGATTTTATATATCAGGATTCATTTCCAATACAAAAAGACGATACACAATATCGCAAAATTTCTTCAGATTACGTAAAAATTGAAAAATTAGGTGATCGCGAAATTTTAACAGTTGATCCAAAAGGATTAGAATTGTTAGCAGAAGTTGCCATGACTGATGTTTCTTTTATGTTACGTACTTCGCATTTAGAAAAATTACGTGCGATTATCGATGATCCAGAAGCAACAGATAACGATCGTTTTGTAGCTTACAACTTATTACAAAATGCTGCAGTTGCTGTAAACGGAGAATTACCTTCTTGTCAAGATACCGGAACTGCAATTGTGATGGCTAAAAAAGGTGAGAATGTTTATACTGGCGCAGATGATGCTGAAGCTTTATCGAAAGGTATTTTTAATACGTATGTAAACAAGAATTTACGTTATTCTCAAATCGTTCCGATTTCAATGTTCGAAGAGAAAAACTCAGGTTCAAACTTACCAGCACAGATTGATATCTATTCTAAAAAAGGAAATTCGTACGAGTTTTTATTTTTAGCAAAAGGTGGAGGTTCTGCAAACAAAACGTTTTTATACCAACAAACAAAATCGTTATTAAACGAAAAATCATTAGAAGCTTTCATCAAAGCTAAAATTATGGATTTAGGAACGGCTGCTTGTCCTCCTTATCACTTAGCTTTAGTAATCGGAGGAACTTCTGCAGAAGCTACTTTAGCAACTGTGAAAAAAGCTTCTGCTGGTTATTACGATAATTTACCTACTACAGGAAATATGGCTGGACAAGCTTTCCGTGATTTAGAGTGGGAAGAAAGAGTAAAACAAATTTGCCAAGAATCTGGAGTTGGAGCACAATTCGGAGGAAAATATTTAGTGCACGATGTTCGTGTGATTCGTTTACCTCGTCACGCAGCTTCTTGTCCGGTTGGTTTAGGAGTTTCTTGTTCTGCTGATAGAAACATCAAAGGAAAAATTACTTCTGAAGGAATTTTCGTTGAACAATTAGAAACAAACCCAGCGCGTTTATTGCCAGAAACAGCTCCGCATTTAGAAGCTCCGGTTGAAATCAATTTGGATCAGCCAATGGAAAATATCTTAGCTGAGTTAACGAAATATCCAATCAAAACACGTTTGATGTTAAACGGAACAGTGATTGTGGCACGTGATATTGCTCACGCTAAAATCAAAGAAATGTTAGATAATGGTTTAGGAATGCCAGATTATTTCAAAAACCACCCAGTTTATTACGCAGGACCTGCTAAAACTCCAGACGGAATGCCATCGGGTTCATTCGGACCAACAACTGCAGGACGTATGGATTCTTATGTAGATCAATTCCAAGCAGCTGGCGGATCTATGATTATGTTAGCAAAAGGTAATCGTTCGCAACAAGTTACAGATGCTTGTGCAAAACACGGTGGTTTCTATTTAGGTTCAATTGGTGGACCAGCAGCAATCTTAGCTCAAGATAATATCTTGAAAGTTGAAGTGGTTGATTTTGAAGAATTAGGAATGGAAGCTGTTCGTAAAATTACAGTGAAAAATTTCCCTGCTTTCATCATCACTGACGATAAAGGAAACGATTTCTTTCAAAATTTATAA
- a CDS encoding uroporphyrinogen-III synthase, with product MKVKTILVSQPEPKVENSPYFEIQQKYKVKIDFRPFIHVEGATAKEVRQQKIDLNNYTSIILTSKNSVDHFFRVAEEMRYKVPETLKYFCQSEAIAYYLQKYVVYRKRKIYVGMKDFKDLSPLIKKFKDDKFLLPASDKLNDDVPLTLNELNVDWKQGVFFRTAMSDLSDLRDVKYDVLAFFSPTGINSLFMNFPDFEQNETRIAVFGSTTQKEALDHNLRVDIMAPSAESPSMTMALEKYLAKVNK from the coding sequence ATGAAAGTGAAAACAATTTTGGTTTCCCAACCAGAGCCTAAAGTAGAAAACTCACCATACTTTGAAATACAACAAAAGTATAAAGTTAAAATCGACTTTAGACCATTCATTCACGTTGAAGGTGCTACAGCAAAAGAAGTTCGTCAACAGAAAATTGACTTAAATAATTACACTTCAATTATTTTAACGAGTAAAAATTCTGTCGATCATTTTTTTAGAGTTGCAGAAGAAATGCGTTATAAAGTTCCAGAAACTCTTAAATATTTTTGCCAATCAGAAGCAATTGCATATTATTTACAGAAATATGTTGTTTACAGAAAACGCAAAATTTATGTTGGAATGAAAGATTTTAAAGATTTATCTCCTTTGATAAAAAAATTCAAAGATGATAAATTTTTGTTACCTGCTTCTGACAAATTAAACGATGACGTTCCATTAACATTAAACGAACTTAATGTTGATTGGAAACAAGGTGTGTTTTTCAGAACTGCCATGAGCGATTTATCTGATTTAAGAGATGTTAAATATGACGTTTTAGCTTTTTTTAGCCCTACAGGTATAAACTCTCTTTTTATGAATTTTCCTGATTTTGAACAAAACGAAACACGAATAGCTGTTTTTGGAAGTACAACTCAAAAAGAAGCTTTAGACCACAATCTTAGAGTTGATATCATGGCTCCAAGTGCAGAATCACCCTCTATGACAATGGCTCTAGAAAAATATTTAGCCAAAGTAAACAAATAA
- a CDS encoding saccharopine dehydrogenase family protein: protein MKNILIIGAGRSATALIKYLLDHSETENLKLTVADLNIELAKKSTFNHPNASAISLDISNEIERRNAIEKANIVISMLPAFMHIEVAKDCISFKKNLVTASYISNEMRELDEQVKNAGLIFMNECGLDPGIDHMSAMKVLDQIREEGGNPIHFESFCGGLVAPESDNNLWNYKFTWNPRNVVLAGQGGAAKFLQQGTYKYIPYQRIFRRTEFLDIEGYGRFEAYANRDSLSYRKVYGLEKAHTIYRGTIRRVGYSRAWNLFVQLGLTDDSYQIEGSENMTNREFINSFLYYHPTDSVEVKFRLTLSIPQDDVIWDRLIELDLFNDTNKIGLVNATPAQILEKILADKWTLDPDDKDMIVMYHKFGYEINGTTKQIDATMVCIGENQVQTAMAKTVGLPVAIATLLILNNKISTKGVIMPIEKEVYHPILEELERYGIIFNEIEVPYEGEIM from the coding sequence ATGAAAAATATCTTAATTATTGGTGCTGGTCGTTCGGCCACTGCATTAATTAAATATCTACTTGACCATTCCGAAACAGAAAATTTAAAATTAACTGTCGCCGACTTAAACATTGAACTAGCTAAAAAAAGCACTTTCAATCACCCAAATGCTTCAGCCATTTCTCTTGATATTAGTAACGAAATCGAAAGACGAAATGCTATTGAAAAAGCAAACATCGTAATTTCCATGTTACCTGCATTTATGCATATTGAAGTTGCTAAAGATTGTATCTCTTTCAAAAAAAATCTAGTTACTGCTTCATATATCAGTAATGAAATGCGTGAATTGGACGAGCAAGTTAAAAATGCTGGATTAATTTTCATGAACGAATGCGGTTTAGATCCAGGAATCGACCACATGAGCGCCATGAAAGTTTTAGACCAAATTCGTGAAGAAGGTGGAAATCCAATTCATTTCGAATCATTCTGTGGTGGATTAGTAGCTCCTGAATCTGACAACAATTTATGGAATTACAAATTCACTTGGAATCCGAGAAACGTAGTTTTAGCAGGTCAAGGTGGTGCAGCAAAATTCTTACAACAAGGCACCTATAAATACATTCCATATCAACGAATTTTCCGCAGAACCGAATTTTTAGACATTGAAGGTTACGGACGTTTTGAAGCTTACGCAAATAGAGATTCGTTAAGTTACAGAAAAGTATATGGTTTAGAAAAAGCACACACTATATATAGAGGAACGATTCGTAGAGTTGGATATTCTAGAGCTTGGAATTTATTTGTTCAATTGGGACTGACCGATGATTCGTATCAAATAGAAGGTTCTGAAAACATGACCAATCGTGAATTTATTAACTCATTCTTATATTATCATCCAACGGATTCTGTTGAAGTTAAATTCCGATTAACTTTAAGTATTCCACAAGATGATGTAATTTGGGATCGTTTAATTGAGTTAGATTTATTTAACGATACCAATAAAATAGGATTGGTTAATGCAACTCCTGCTCAAATTTTAGAAAAAATATTAGCCGACAAATGGACGTTAGATCCGGATGACAAAGATATGATTGTGATGTATCATAAATTCGGATACGAAATAAATGGCACAACTAAACAAATCGACGCAACGATGGTTTGCATTGGCGAAAACCAAGTACAAACTGCAATGGCAAAAACAGTTGGTTTACCAGTTGCAATAGCAACGTTATTGATTTTAAACAATAAAATTTCTACAAAAGGTGTAATTATGCCCATTGAGAAAGAAGTTTACCATCCTATTTTAGAAGAACTAGAACGCTACGGAATTATTTTCAACGAGATTGAAGTTCCATATGAAGGCGAAATCATGTAA